The sequence TCGCGGGCGGTCTCCGCCTCGGCGGGCACGTGCCAGGCCGCCTCGAAGCCCCGGAAGTGGTCGATGCGCACGAGGTCGAACAGCTCACGCTGGCGCGCGATCCGGCGGCGCCACCAGCCGAACCCGTCCGCGGCCATGGCGTCCCAGTCGTAGTGGGGGTTGCCCCAACGCTGACCGTCGGCGGCGAAGTAGTCGGGAGGGCACCCGGCCACCGTGAACGGGTGGCCCTGCTCGTCGAGCTGGAACGACTCCCGCGACGCCCACACGTCGGCACTGTCGAGGGACACGAAGATCGGCAGGTCGCCGAAGAGCAGCACGCCCTTGGACGCGGCGTAGTCGCGCAGCCGCTCCCACTGCACGGCGAAGACCCACTGCTCGAAGCGCAGCGCCTGCACGCGGTCGGCGAGCGGAGCGACCACCTCGGCGACGGCCGCCGGCTCGCGGTCCCGCAGGGGCTGGGGCCAGGACTGCCACGCAGCGAGGTCCTGCGTCTCGCGGATGGCCATGAACTCGACGTACGGCGCCAGCCAGTCGGCCTGGGCGACACACCACGCCCCGAACGCGTCCTGCTGACGCTCGTCGAGCGCCGCTGCAGATTCGAGCCCGTGGGCGGACTGGTGCCGGCGGCTGATCAAGGCCGTGTTGCCGGCCATCGCGGAGGGCGCGTTGTAGGGCGAGCCGTCGCCCGGGTGGGTCGGCACCAGCGGCAACACCTGCCAGACCGAGCAGCCCGCGGCGGCGAGGAAGTCGACGAACCTGTAGGCCTCGTCGCCGAGGTCGCCCGTGCTCGTGCCCGAGGGCACCGGACCTCCGGGCAGCGACGTCACGTGCAGGAGGACGCCCGCCCGACGCCGGTCGAACGGCAGGTCCTGCTCGCGCATCTCACTCCTTCATCGGAAAGGAGCGAGCGTAGCCGAGCGGTTCGGGACACGGAGTATCGGAACTCTGTCGCCCACGGCGGTCGATCCGTCATGATCAGGCCGTTGCTCGTTGGCGAAGGCGGAGGCAGACCGATGGAGACGACCGAACACCGCGTCTCGTGGCAGGCAGTCACCCTCGAAGTCGTCGCCTCGCTGCTGGCGGGGGAGCAGCAGCGCTGTTCCCTGTGCTCTACTTCGCGGTCCGCCTCGCGTTCTTCGGTGAGCGGGCCGTCATCCACCCCGAGAACGTGCGCCAGTACTGGGTCCTCGTGGGGGTGCTCGCAGTCTCGAGCATCGCGGCGCTCGCTGCCGCACACCGTCGCGGGGGAAGGCGAGCGCTTGCCTGGCACTCCCTCGTCGCTGCCATGGGGTTGGTCCTGGCCCTGCTGTTCTCGGTCTCCGAGCCCGGACAGGTCGACCAGCCGGACCGCACCCCGGAGCCGCGCGAGCAGCCTGACCGCGGCGCCTCGGTGTGTCACTCCGGCGGCGGCAGCGACGAGTGCGTGGGCGGCTGAGGGGCACGGGCCACGTGGTGCGCGCGGTACGCCGCATAGAGGCGCGTCAGGAACGCCTCGAGCTCGATCGCCATCTCGTCGTCCAGTGACGGGAAGGAGAAGGTCGCCTTGCCGGTACGACGTGCCCGGAACCGCTCAGAGCACGCCTCGAGCGTCTGCGGCCAGGCGTCGACGGCGATCGCGTACAGGCTGACCTTGCTGGAGCTCCGCTTCACGGCCGCGAAGTAGTCGTGCGCGCCGGAGCCGGGCCAGCGCAGGGACGGCATCCCATAGATGGTCGCCTCCTCGAGCTCCTCACGATAGGAAGCGAGCAGGCTCCAGATCCGAGCCTCCACGGCGTCGAGATCGCTCATGACAACCACCGTAGGCACCGGGATCGGTCACCGACAGGCCAGTCTTCCCATCCAGCGACCGGTGGAGCACCCTGATCCCTGTGAGGTGGACGACCCGGGATGGACGGCAACCTGCGGTTCGCGGCGTCGCGGCCGCATCGGCGCTCTTCTGGGGTTTGCTGTTCTTCGGTGTCATCGACCTGCTGGTGCCGGTGCAGGAGACGTTCGGGTTCCATGAGGCCTATCTCCTGGAGACCGGGTGGGGCGTTCTCTACACGTTCCTGGTCAGCGCCGCGTTCGTCGTGCTGGTGGTGCGGCCGACGCTGGTGATGCCGGTCGTCCAGCTCGCCATCGTGGCTGCGAGCCTGGCAGGGACCGCGGTCGCTGCCGGGTCGTGGATCCAGCTGGCTCCGGCGGTGCTGCTCGCCCTGAGCTGCTGGGCCGTCGTGGCGCTGGCCCACGGGCGCCCGAGGCATCTCGTCGTACGGCGAAGCCGGAGACCCGATCCGTGGGTCGGCGTGCTGGCGGTGGGCTCGGTTCCGCCGGCAGTGCTGTTCGCGGTCGACATGGTCGCGGGGTTCCGTCAGCGGCGACCTCCGCTCGACGACGACACCTGGGGCATCGACCACTGGCCCACGCAGGCAGCGATGGCGCTCGCCGTGGCTGCCGCCGCCGTGGCGGTCGCTGTCGGCATACGTGCTCGATGGTCGGGTGCGGCTGCGAGTGCCGGGTGTGTGGCAGTCGCCGCCGGCTGGTTCGGCTATTGGTCGGGCGCCTATCCGGGCCATGCCGGGAGCGCCGGCGAGGCAGGGGGCCTGGCGCTGATCGGGTGGGCCGTTGCGTTCGTGGTCGTCGTGAGCTGGCGGCTCGTCGTGCGCGCGGGCGAGGCAGGCCCGCGGGGCGGCGTGGTGGCTGATCCAGTGGCGCTCAGTCGGAGCAGTCGTAGCCGACGTCCACCAGCCTCAGCCGAGTGACCCGGTCAGCTGTGAAGGTGAGCTCGTAGTCAGCGGTGGCAGACGCCCTGACAAGGACCACGGGACCACTCACCTCCTCGAAGGGATAGGTGTCGAGGACCTGCTCCCGACCGGCTCCCACACCGATACCGTCTGGAGTCGTCACATCCCGCGGGACCTCGATGCTGACCAGCCGGCCCGACCCCGAGAACCACCCCGTGCCGGCCGCGACCTCGGCCGTGGTGCACTCCCCCGCGTCGCTGGAATCCACCTCGACGCTCGGATCGAGGTCCTCCGACGACCTGCCCAGTCGTAGCGGTCCCCAACCCTCGGGTTGCAGGACGTCGGGATCGTCGCGCCAGGCGCACCCCTCCTCGGTCATGGTGCACATCTGCCGATCCATCAGCCAGCCGACCTGGGTGCGGACCCAGCGAGCCAGGTCCTCCATCGCAACCCCGTGCACCTCACGCTCCTGGACGACGAGCAGGTTGGGTCCGAGGCGGACGATCTGGACGACGTCCGGGAAGTCCGCCCTGGTCCCGGGGCCGTCTCCGTCGCGCGTCACCACCCACCCCGGCTCACCGTGCTCCGGCGCCCACCGCACGGTGGTGGTCCACGTGCGACCCCGTTCGTCGGTGAAGCGCGGGCAGCCCCTGAACTCGGCGGCGAGGCCGGCGGCAGCCGCTTCCGCCGTGCTCGCGTCCGGATAGACACTCAGTCCGCGGGCACTCAGGTCGCTTCCCTGGGACACCCTCACGAACTGGTGGGCGATCGCACCCTCGGCGAACGCGGACGTCTCGCCGCAGACCAAGAGCTTCAGTGCACCGGGGTGGGCCGTGGGGCGCTCGGGAATCCGTGACATCCCGGACGCCAGGTCGAGCTGCGGCGGGATCAGCGACTCGACACCCGGCGAGTCGACCGGACCCGAGTCGGAGCTCGGCGGCTCACCCAGAAGCAGGGACAGGCCTCCCACGAGCGTCGCTGCGGCGAACGCCGTACCGACGAGGACCAGCCCGGCACGGCGACGACGCAACCTGTCCCCGCGGCGACGGACCTCCGCAGGAGGAAGCGAGGACACCTGGTCAGGGTCGCGCAGCGGAGCGAAGATGTCAGACATGGCGGGCGCCCTCCTCGGCCAGCAATGAGTGCAGCGTCGCCCGGCCCCGCGACAGACGGGCCTTGACGGTGCCCACGGGGGCGCGGACCACGACGGCGACCTCGGCGACGGGCAGGTCGCAGAGATGGTGGAGCACCAGCGCGTGCCGCTGTTCCACCGGCAGCTGGCTCAGCGCCCGCATCAGCTCGATCCTCGCCTCGTCAGGGGGTGGCTCGCTGCGAACGGGCTGCAGCGCTCGGTCTGGACTGCGGCGGGAACGGACTGTGTGACGCCAACGGCTGACCGCCAGACGGTATGCCGTCAGGCGCACCCAGGCCTCGGGAGAGCCGGAGCCGTCGAGCTCGCGGCGACGCGACCACGCCCGGACGAAGGCCTCCTGGACGCAGTCTCGCGCCTCCTCGCGATCCCCGACCAGGGCATAGAGCTGATTCACGAGCCTGCTGAACGCGATCGTGTACAAGGCGTCGAACTCATCGGCTTCCATGAGGCCTCCCTGTCTCATGCTAGATACGCCTCAGGAGCCCGCCAGGTTGCAACGCGTTACGGTCCGCAGGTGGAGCTGCAGCAACGCATCATCGACGGCCGGGGCGAGTTCCTGCTCTTCGCCCTGACTCCACCGCGCCAGACTGCCTCGCCGGAACGGGCCCAGGAGATCGCCGACATCACGGTGAAGCGCCTGGAGTCCCTGGAAGTGGACGGCCTGGTCCTCTATGACATCGACGACGAGAGTGACCGCAACCCGCACGAGCGCCCGTTCCCGTTCCTGCCGACGATGGACCCGGCCGACTACTTGTCGCGCTACTTCGACGTCGGGAACATCCCCGTCGTGGTCTACAGGGCTGTCGGGAAGTACGCCGAGGCTGACCTCGAGTCATGGCTGCGGGCCCAGGATCCCGCCCGCCGGCTGTCGGTGTTCGTCGGGGCGGCTTCGCGGGACAAGCCGGTCACCACCTCCTTGGGGCGTGCGCTGACCCTGCGAGCGCAGACGCGCCCCGACCTTCTCCTCGGCGGGGTCGCCATCCCTGAGCGGCATGCACGAAGTGGCGATGAGCACCTGCGCCTGCTGCGGAAGCAGGCCGCTGGTTGTTCCTTCTTCGTCACGCAGGTGGTCTACGACGTGACTGCCGCCAAGAACCTCGTTTCGGACTATCGCTACGAGTGCCTCGCGCACGGTGTGTCCCCGGCGCCGATCGTCTTCACCTTCTCGGTGTGCGGCTCCACGAAGACGCTCGACTTCCTCAGGTGGCTGGGCGTGGACGTGCCGCGTTGGATCGAGAACGAGCTCTTGCACGCGGACGACACCCTCGAGGCGTCCTTCGAGTACGCCCTGACCGCTGCTCGGGAGCTGATGGCCTACTGTCGCCGCCTCGGCGTGCCGTTCGGGCTCAATGTCGAGAGCGTCTCCAGCCGACGCGACGAGATCGAGGCATCGGTGGACCTCGCAGGCCACCTGCGGGGCGAGCTGCACCGCCAGGACTAGGTGATGGGGGGCTGCCAGGTTGCAGCCCCGAGCAATGATGGGCCCGTGAGTGACGACGTCGATCGAGCGACAGAGTCCGTGTGGGACTACCCCCGGCCCCCGGCCCTGGTCCCGTCGCGCGAGCGCGTGGTCATCGAGCTGGATGGCGAGGTGGTGGCCGACACCCGGCAATCCCTGCGGGTGCTGGAGACGACGCATCCACCCGTCTACTACGTCCCCGGCGACGCCGTCCGTCCCGGCTTGCTCAGGCCGGTCCCCGGGACGACGTGGTGCGAGTTCAAGGGATCTGCGTCGTACTTCGATGTGGTCTGCCCCAGCGGTCGGGTGGTTCCCCGGGCAGCTTGGCACTACCCCCAACCCACCTCGGGCTACGAGGCGCTCGTCGACCACGTCGCGTTCTATCCCGGTCGGATGGATCGGTGCACGGTCGATGGTGAGACTGTCCTGGCCCAGCAGGGCGACTTCTATGGCGGCTGGATCACCAGCAAGGTGACTGGCCCCTTCAAGGGGGCAGCGGGAACCGTCGGCTGGTAGGGCGGGCGACTGCCCCGGACCCTGCGATCGCCTTGCGTTCCGCTTGCGCCCGGGCTCGTCAGTGAGTCCTCAGCTCATCCAC comes from Nocardioides piscis and encodes:
- the malQ gene encoding 4-alpha-glucanotransferase, translating into MREQDLPFDRRRAGVLLHVTSLPGGPVPSGTSTGDLGDEAYRFVDFLAAAGCSVWQVLPLVPTHPGDGSPYNAPSAMAGNTALISRRHQSAHGLESAAALDERQQDAFGAWCVAQADWLAPYVEFMAIRETQDLAAWQSWPQPLRDREPAAVAEVVAPLADRVQALRFEQWVFAVQWERLRDYAASKGVLLFGDLPIFVSLDSADVWASRESFQLDEQGHPFTVAGCPPDYFAADGQRWGNPHYDWDAMAADGFGWWRRRIARQRELFDLVRIDHFRGFEAAWHVPAEAETAREGQWVRGPGADLLSALVETAGAGSLVAEDLGTITPEVEALLAQFGLPGMKVLQFAFDGERDNPYLPARHGEQSVVYTGTHDNDTTLGWWEQLDEESRERVRSSLADPTEPMPWALVRLALQSTARLSVIPAQDLLGLGSEGRMNTPGTADGNWDWQAPAGAFDDELAARVRDLVAAADRLV
- a CDS encoding DUF6234 family protein — translated: MAGSHPRSRRLAAGGGAAALFPVLYFAVRLAFFGERAVIHPENVRQYWVLVGVLAVSSIAALAAAHRRGGRRALAWHSLVAAMGLVLALLFSVSEPGQVDQPDRTPEPREQPDRGASVCHSGGGSDECVGG
- a CDS encoding sigma-70 family RNA polymerase sigma factor, with protein sequence MEADEFDALYTIAFSRLVNQLYALVGDREEARDCVQEAFVRAWSRRRELDGSGSPEAWVRLTAYRLAVSRWRHTVRSRRSPDRALQPVRSEPPPDEARIELMRALSQLPVEQRHALVLHHLCDLPVAEVAVVVRAPVGTVKARLSRGRATLHSLLAEEGARHV
- a CDS encoding methylenetetrahydrofolate reductase, with protein sequence MELQQRIIDGRGEFLLFALTPPRQTASPERAQEIADITVKRLESLEVDGLVLYDIDDESDRNPHERPFPFLPTMDPADYLSRYFDVGNIPVVVYRAVGKYAEADLESWLRAQDPARRLSVFVGAASRDKPVTTSLGRALTLRAQTRPDLLLGGVAIPERHARSGDEHLRLLRKQAAGCSFFVTQVVYDVTAAKNLVSDYRYECLAHGVSPAPIVFTFSVCGSTKTLDFLRWLGVDVPRWIENELLHADDTLEASFEYALTAARELMAYCRRLGVPFGLNVESVSSRRDEIEASVDLAGHLRGELHRQD
- a CDS encoding DUF427 domain-containing protein: MSDDVDRATESVWDYPRPPALVPSRERVVIELDGEVVADTRQSLRVLETTHPPVYYVPGDAVRPGLLRPVPGTTWCEFKGSASYFDVVCPSGRVVPRAAWHYPQPTSGYEALVDHVAFYPGRMDRCTVDGETVLAQQGDFYGGWITSKVTGPFKGAAGTVGW